A window of Fusarium musae strain F31 chromosome 1, whole genome shotgun sequence genomic DNA:
CCCTTTCTGGCTGCATTTGAGACATTGAAGCCTCGAAATCAAAAACGTGACCTTTCAAGGCTAGCTATTCTCGCTCTTATACGATAAAACTAAGCCTAGAAAAGGTGATCTCAGCATAAGCCAGATGTGATTCAGGCCTCTTCAGGAACATGGCTTTTTTTTGAGTCTTGGATTATTGATGTTAGTCGCTCTGCTGGCGTGATGGTTCGGGAACGGCACGAAGCGATGGATTATATCGTTCGCTTCAGGGACTACCGTGGATCTAGTGGTAATAGTATCCCTGGAGTTGCAGATTTGCACTAGGATTTTGGGCCAGGATTGCTGTTTCTGGAGTCTCGTGGCTATggcgttggtgttttggccGCTTATGGTGGAGCATACTCGGTTCATGGCTTGCTGAGAAGCAGCTGGAAAGACTGGATATGGATTGATACAtgtctcctctcttctctttggtCTCTCATTGATCTCTGTCAGATAACGGGGTCTGAGTATCCTATACTGTTGTTCCCCCGCGGCATACCCCCTTGTCTCTAAACGGGACAGTTGCATCACGATCTCGACAAGGGTCAAGGGTCTAGGCTCTGCAAGCTCGTTGGACTATTGAGCCCTTGTCTGGTCCGATGGGGATTGTGATTGAATCCGCATGTCGCAAACAAAGGACTCTTTTGAAAAGCCAGATTCTCTGGacccttttattattatcgtTGTTATTGTTTCTGGCCTTTTTCGCTGAGTCGGTCTCTCTGAGTCGAGTCTCAAGGACATTTCATTCCGATGCAAAAAAGTGGAATAGACCCAGCCAATAGAGTTGATAAAAATAACGGCAAACAGTGACGCCACTAAGATGGTCTGAAGTTAAGTTCGCAGAGACACAACTCTGTTAGCTTCCAAGCTCAAAGCCTTCAACGTCATGAAAGATGTTGCTCTAGCTTCAACGGACCAAGGTGTCATAGACGCTACATCTCTTAAAGCAAGGTAGTTGACCGTTGAGCAGAGTCAAATGGCACAAGAAGGGGAGCTTGGTTGCTGACTCGATGGTACCTGGTCACTAACTTAGAGCACGCCCGCCCGTTGAATCTAATAAAAGGTACATGCCGTTGACAGGCATGGGTGATCCTGGTTCTCATACTGTGATGTTTGTGGATGTCCTCGGACTGCTCCTTTGGtttattaaggtattttCACATGCGGGGATAAGCGAGTGAGATCAACTGAAGCGAGCTGAAGAGACAGATGAAACTTTTCTCTCCCCCTCTGGAACTAGCCCTTCCAAGCTCTGCTTGCCCGAGACGGACCCGTCAGCGACATTCTCCCTCTGGTGCAAATGGCCGACTTACACGAGAAAACTTGAACCTTCTCCACTCGTCATGAGAGCTTTCAGCTTCAGTAACTTTGCGCTTTACCCTTAGTGATCTAGTCTTCGGATGTCTCGTCTCAATAATTCATCCTCACCAGCTGAGGATATGGTAATAGTcgcctttttctcttcttttcatgTGTGCGGGTACGCCtcgaagaaaaaaaagccatCCAGGACTAGAGTCGATGTGCCTTGTGTGTGCTGACCTGTAGACACACCAGTTGGTTTGGCTTTTGATACTGTGGTAAGCAAATAGTGTACTTGGATGATCAACGTGATGCTTATATGCTAGGTTGGTTTCTCAAAGCCACTGTAACTATATCCTAGACAGCATCATGTTGGGCAGACAGACATGAACAAAAGGCCCTCGTCCAAATCAGACCCCAGGAACCTTGTCCATGAAGGACAAGCAATCACAAAGAAAGGCTATCCCCGTAGCGTAACCCGAGTTACACCTCTCCTCTCGTCTCCTCTCCCGGGAGTATCAATATCAGAGTCAGACTCCATTCCGTGTCGTACCCTACCTcaccttaccttaggtaccctGGGCCTGCCGATGTGATATCCACCCTCGATTGAGCTGAGATGCAGATGCGGCTACTACACTCAGGGACTACGCCACTTGCACCGTTTGGTCTGAGGTGTGGTTCGATTGAAGATATCATTGCTCGGGATGTTATGCCCTTCCCTCCagctctttctctttcttgctCTCCTTGATATAAAATCCCCGAGTACGCCCTCGAAGAAACTCTGTTTTGTCAGGTTCCTTAGCATCAGTTGCCATCTCACGTCACCATTCCTGAGCGTCCTATTCTTCTCCCTTCCCCTACCATACAGACACCACCAAGCACCATTGAAACCAAGTCACAATGGTTCAATTCACTCGTGCCAACTCGGGCATGTCTGGCTTGCCTACTGAGGAAGCCGTAGCGGATCGCAGAGCAGGCAGTCCCATCCCCAACCGCGTGAGAAACGCCAttgtcatcgtcctcggAGAATTCTGCGGAACCTTCatgtttcttctcctctccttCATCGGTGCCCAGACTGCCCTCGTTACCAACAACCCTACCAATTCTACTGCCCCCTTGGAGCCCTTCTCATTGATGTACATTGCTGCCTCTTTTGGTACTGCTCTCGCCGTCAATGTCTGGATCTTCTATCGTGTTAGTGGTGGCATGTTCAACCCGGCTGTAAGTGACACTCGCACCAACTTGTTTGATTGACTCACATGCTCATTGTTTTTCCTTCTTTAGGTGACTCTCGGTCTGGTCCTCGTCGGTGCTGTACCACCTCTTCACGCCCTTGCTATTATCCCTACACAACTCGTTGCCGCTATCGCCGCTGCGGGAGTTACTGACGGTCTCATCCCCGGACCCCTCCTCGTCACAAATGCTCTCGGCAATGGTACAAGCATTGCTCAGGGTGTTTTCATGGAGATGTTCCTCACTGCCCAACTTGTCTTGACTGTTTACTTCCTTGCCGTGGAGAAGCACCGCAGCACACATCTTGCCCCCATCGGCATTGGTATCTCTGTCTTCATCGCTCACATCTGCTTGACAAACTGGACTGGCACATCCATCAACCCTGCTCGATCCTTTGGCCCTTCAGTTGTCGCTGGTTTCCATGGGTATGATTGGATCTACTACCTTGGCCCCTTCATGGGCTCTTTCCTGGCCTTCGGCTGTTACAAGATCTTTAAGGTGCTCGAGTATCAGACCGCCAACCCTGGacaggatgatgacgacttgGAGAGGGGTAGCAAGCATCACTTCTTCGAACATCACGAGAAGGAGCCCATCGCTCACTCCCAGACCGACACTCTTGAGCCCAAGGACCATGGTGCTGCCCCACGAAATGATAGCCCCATTGACGGTCAGATGAGCCATGCCTAAGTTGTTCCCGGCGATCGGGGCTGCTCAAACCACATGTCCAGCACTGGCTGTATGACTGTGTGAGCAGTACAAGATTATGAGTTCCGTTACATTCTGTCATGGTACAGCGGGCTCTGACACAAGGCTGGATCTATGTGTTGAACCATTCACTACTACATCGTATCAGTGTATGTAGCACGACGATGACTTTCTAATGGGTGTTTTTGGGAAAGAAATGGAGGGGAAATTGGATTATACGAGGAGGATGCATGATTAAACGAAGACCTTTAGCATGAGTTTTGGAGTACATACAGTTTCAATAAGACATCTGGGCTTGCTAAATACAGTGCAGCTCAGTTACCCCGATTATCTTGAAAGTAGTTCcaatcgtcgtcgtcgtccttgGCCGTCAATCCTAtcgtctcttcctcctcggggCTCCTAAGGTTCTTCACCCGCATACAAGCCTGGAAACCAACAAAAGCTGTCCAAAACGGGAGTGGGATAAAGCTTATAACACCCCCGATGTAAACTATATAAACAACAAACCCAAGCCATGATTGTATGAATACTAGAGTTTTGTTGATTGGCCCGTAACCCGAACCAATGAGGTCTGTGAAGACGAGGCCGGCTACCATTAAAATGCCAAAGACCCAGAGGATGCTCAAGACTGGTAGGACCATAGCCCAGTCTCTTGTCTCATAGAAGAACCGGTGAAAATGTTTGGTCCATGGTGCCAACTTGGGTATACGAGAAGCTGTGGTGAAAAGGAGAAACAGCTCAAACGTGAATGggagaagcagaaacagGAGGCGGAAGGAGAGTGAGTCCACGAGAAGCTGGTATGTTTCTGCGAACAAGAGG
This region includes:
- a CDS encoding hypothetical protein (EggNog:ENOG41), whose product is MVQFTRANSGMSGLPTEEAVADRRAGSPIPNRVRNAIVIVLGEFCGTFMFLLLSFIGAQTALVTNNPTNSTAPLEPFSLMYIAASFGTALAVNVWIFYRVSGGMFNPAVTLGLVLVGAVPPLHALAIIPTQLVAAIAAAGVTDGLIPGPLLVTNALGNGTSIAQGVFMEMFLTAQLVLTVYFLAVEKHRSTHLAPIGIGISVFIAHICLTNWTGTSINPARSFGPSVVAGFHGYDWIYYLGPFMGSFLAFGCYKIFKVLEYQTANPGQDDDDLERGSKHHFFEHHEKEPIAHSQTDTLEPKDHGAAPRNDSPIDGQMSHA
- a CDS encoding hypothetical protein (EggNog:ENOG41) translates to MSTERSPFKTAVYGLWSYQFGFLLFAETYQLLVDSLSFRLLFLLLPFTFELFLLFTTASRIPKLAPWTKHFHRFFYETRDWAMVLPVLSILWVFGILMVAGLVFTDLIGSGYGPINKTLACMRVKNLRSPEEEETIGLTAKDDDDDWNYFQDNRGN